A segment of the Leptospiraceae bacterium genome:
CAATACTTGTATTCCTACCTTTTATACTTTTGATTGTATATCTAAGTGATGGTTTTCCATTAATTTATAAGCAAGAAAGATTAGGAATGAATAACAAAAAATTTATAGCATATAAATTCAGAACAATGATAAAAGGATCAGATAAATTAGATCCATATACGAGAGAGAAGGATAGCAGAGTAACAAAAATTGGTAATTTTCTTAGAAAATCGAGGATAGATGAAATTCCCCAAATTATCAATGTAATAAAAGGTGATATTAGTTTGATCGGTCCTAGAGCTGAATGGACAAAGTTAACAGAAATTTATCAAAAAGTGATTCCTTTTTACTACTACCGCCATACCATTCGTCCTGGGCTTACGGGTTGGGCTCAGGTAATGTATCCTTATGGAGCTTCGATTGAAGATACAATACAAAAATTAGAATATGATTTGTATTATATCAAAAATTATTCTTTTTTGTTGGACATTTCCATTTTGATCAAAACCATTAGGATTGTTCTTTTTGGTCGAGGTAGGTGATACCAGACATTTCGCTTTGCAATAATAAAAAATTTGAGTTTTGAAGTTAAATTAGAGTTGATTATAGTATGATGTTTGCTTTTTTGGTTCTGTAATCGGTAGCCCAGGTAGCTCAGTCGGTAGAGCAGTGGACTGAAAATCCATGTGTCGGTGGTTCGATTCCGCCCCTGGGCATAATTTCTTTCCCTTCGTGGTCTCAAAGTTCTTGATATTCTGAAATCCTACCTTGTAATGGAAGCATGGAAAAAGGATTTATCATTTGTGTTGATGATGAGGAAAATGTAATCAAGACTCTAAAAGAACAATTATCATATTATTTTTCAGAAACTCATGAAATTGAAGTGGCATTAAGTGGAGAAGAAGCTTGGGAAATCATCCAAGACATCCTCAGAGAGGGTGGCTCTGTGGAAGTTATTATTACCGATCAAGTGATGCCGGGGATGAAGGGAAGCGAACTACTCGAAAAAGTCCACCAAATCCTTCCCGACACCATCAAGATACTTTTAACAGGACAGGCCGGATTACAAGATACCATTGAAGCCATCAACAAAGGTGGTTTGAACTACTTCATCGAAAAACCTTGGGAACCCGAAGAACTACATTTACAAGTAGAAAGACTCATCAAGAAATATAAAGAAAACGTAGAAAATCATCGATTGATAAAAAAGCTGGAAGCAAGAGTCAAAGAATTAGAAGAATTGCTGATAGAAAAAGTAAAAGAAGAATGATGCAAAAAAGCAGATTTAAAATTTTGTGGTTTCTTTTCGTTTTTGTATTTGTAGCTCAAATAAATTCAAAAGATAATCCCCAAAAAAAGCTAACAGAAGAACAATACCAAACAATCCTAAAAAAACTCCAATATCTCCACACTTCTGAGCGAATTCAAATCATCAAAAGTTTGGATAAACTCGACAAAGAAGAAAAATCCAAATTTTTCGATGTTCTGGCGGATCTTTCTTTGAATGATTTTGATCCCCTTTTGATAGAGGCATCCCTTCGGTTTTTGGTGGATCATAAAGCCAGTTGTGATAAGTGTATAGAATCCTACAAATCAAATCTCTTTCATAAAGAAGAAAGAATTCGATTGCAGGCATTACGAGGAATAGAAACCTTAAAAATACAAAACATAGAAGATTTAGTCTTAAAAACTCTAAATCAAATAGATTTTCAAGAAAATTCAATGTTTACTCATGCTTTTTTAAGAACCATTGGAAATCTCAACTATAATCAAAAAGAAATCACAGAAATTCTAAAAGAAAAGTTCCAACGAGAGGATACCCATATCGAAATCAAAAGAGTGATTTTAGTATATGCTGGGAATTCGAAAAATCAGGACTTTAAAGAAATTCTTTATCAAAATTTAGACAACGAAGAGGATTTATACCTACGAGCTTATAGTATCAATGCACTTTCGAAATTGGCTTTGGAGTGGCAGGAGGAAGAAAAAATAAAACTTGTTCAAAAATTAAAAGAAATTTATAATAAAATTTTAACAATCAATAATCCCACAGAAAGAGTCAAATATCATTCCCTAAAAAATCATGTAATCCAAGCATTAATCAGACTAAAAGATGATTCAGTCAAGGAAGAAATCAAAAAATTAGCTATGGATGATGATGCCAACACTCGATTGAAGGCATTGGATTACATCGAAGATTTAGAACTCAAAGAGTTTCGAGAATTATTGGAAGTCAAATCCCTCTATGATCCCAGTAAATCCGTAAAACGAAAGGCCAAGGAAATCTTAGAAAAATGGTCTTCTTCGCAGTAATATTTCTTTTCCCCAATTATGCTTTTGAGGCTTATCTTGATGAAATTTCTTTCGATGTTGGAAGTTTTCGAAACCAATCAGTCATTAAAGTAAATTTACTTTTTTCGCGGGTTGAGGATATTTACTTGGTTTTTTACGACAAAAAAAGAAAAGAAATCTATGTCCCTTACAAACGGGATCGCTTTGATGAAAGGAATGAAGCTCTAAAAAATGCATTTGTTCCTGGACTTCCCTATCAACTCAGTTTGACTTTCAAAGGAATTCTTTTTCAAAATCAGCTCTTTTTGGAAAATCTACCAGAAGACCCAGAATTTCGAAGGTCGGCTATTTTCGTTTTTACTCTGTTGGAGTATCGAAGTTTGGTGCTGGATGCATTGGTTTTTTAGTTTGTTAATTGTTTCTTGGCAGTTCTTGTATCCTCAAAATTTGTACATTAAAACAGCAAAAGCTCACGAAACATTTTTCTTTCCTATCACGACTGATACTTATTGGGTCTGGGAATTTCCTTATGATATGCAATATCGGGTTGAAGTTTTTCAAAACCTTCGAGGTTTCGAGGGAAAGAATTTAGGTATTGAAAAATTTTGGATTAAGTCCGTGGTTCTCCAAAATCGAAAGGGGATTTCGCAAGAAGACTGGGACAATTTTTTTTTAAAATGTCGAAACAAAGCTTTTGGCGAGTTGGTTTTTCATCAATACGAAGTTTGCGAGAAAAATCAAAACTTTCTTCTTCGAGGCTATGTTGTTGATGGAAATCAATATCATATCATGTATATGCTTTGGAAAAAGGATTTAACTCAAGAAGAACAAGAAAAAATCAAAGTGTTTTTATACCAAATACGGTTTCACAAAGATAGTTCCAAGGAAAATGCGGGGAAAAACGAAAATTGACTCGATAAACGAAATGATGAGGTTTTTCGTTTTTTTGGTTTTTATTTCTTTTTCTTCTTTGTTTTCTTTGGAAGAGAGAGATCATGTTTATGTGTTTGAGTCCTATCAAGCGTTGCGTCCCAAAAAAATGATTTTAGTGGGAGAAATTAAATCAAAAGTAAAATCCACCAAGACAGAACTCAAAGATGAGCCAATTAAAGAATATGATGTAAGAAAAGACGTAGTGTTGGTAAAACTTTACAACAAAAAAGGAATTAGAGTTGGACAGAAGTTATATATAGTTTATAAAGATTTACATCAAAAATACAGAAATGCTTTGCTTGTGGGGGAAATAATAGTAAATGCGATTTTGTATCATCCTTTATATGGTTTGGCTTTACTTGGGGAAGGAAACTTGCTTCGAGTAAGAGAAGGGTATTTTGTGGTTCGTGATTTGGAATCAGAAAATTTAGAAAAAGCCCATTTGATCAAACGAAAAGGGGATAGTGAATATTATCGAGGCAACACAGAAAAAGCGATTGAAGAATACACAAGAGCTCTCCAGCAAGATAATACCTTGGTGGATGCTCATTTTGCCTTGGGGAGGGTCTATTACTCAGAATACTTAAAAAAACCTCAAGATGTGATGCTACGAAATGCTTTAAAAGAATTCGAGATTGCATGGGACTTACGAAATCAATTCCACACAAACAAAGACAAGTATGAATACTATAAACTTTACTATTCATCTTTGTTGGAAATGTTTTTATCGTTTGATTTTCAAGAGGCTCAAAAAGAAAAAAAAGCTATATTGGATTCTTTCATTCGAATGAAAGAAATCGCAGAAGAATGCCAAATCATCAGCGATGATTTAGAATGTAAAAAGGCAAAGGCAATACCACTGTATTACGAATATCGTTTTTATTCTGATGAAGCTACCAAAGAACAACGGCAAAAGTTCGATCAATTGCGAGGAGAATTAGGACAGCTTTTGAAATCCATCGAAGACGAAGAAAACCAAAGGCAGTATTTGAAAGTTCAGGAATATCTTGCGGGAGAGGTGAAATATATTGAACCTTTTATCGACCTTCCTCAGTATGAATATGTTTTTATTCACTTTTATTTTGAGCTATATAAAGAATTAGATTCTTTTAAGCAATGGAAAGAAAAACAAAAGCTCAAAGAAATCTTAAGGACTCACATTCAAAGGTATTTTCTTTTCACAAAAGATAATCCCAAATATCACCAACAAAATCAGAAAATTCTTTTCATCAAAAATGCTTTGGAGTCAAACTAAGAAGTAGATTTTGGATTTCAATGAAACCGTTTGAACTTATCTCGGTAGATTCTACTTCTTATGCTCGTTATGGTAAAATGAATTTTTCTAACGAAAATGGGGTGTTTTCTATTCCGACTCCTATGTTTATGCCCGTTGGAACCCGAGGGAGCGTGAAAGCCATTTGGCAGGATCAACTCGAAGAAATCGGATATAGGCTAATTTTGGGAAATACGTATCATTTGTATTTACGTCCAGGCACTTCCATCGAACAATTGGGGGGCTTAAAGAAATTCATTTCTTGGAGCGGGGCAATACTGACAGATAGTGGTGGTTTTCAAGTATATAGTTTGTCGAGGATTCGAAAGTTCCACGAAGATGGAGTTATGTTTCAGAGCTACTTTGATGGTTCTAAGCATTTCTTGAGTCCAGAGAGTGTGATAGATTTTCAGTTTTTGTTGGATTCAGATATCATGATGGTGTTGGATGATTGTCCTCCAGCAAATAGCGATAAAAAAAGAATTCGTGAGTCTTTGGATCGAACTCATCGGTGGGCAAAACGCTCTAAAGAACACTTTGAACGAAAAAAAAAAGAAACTGACTCAAACTCGAACTGGAAGAAAAAGCAGCTCTTTGGGATTGTCCAAGGTGGGATCTTCGAGGATACACGTCTTGAGTCATTAGAATTTATTGAATCCCTTCAGTTCGATGGAATTGCTGTTGGAGGTTTAAGTGTTGGTGAAGAAAAAGAAGACTTTTATCGCATTCTTTCGTTTTTAGGACCAAAGCTAAATCCCCAAAAGGTTCACTATCTAATGGGTGTGGGAAGTATCAAAGATATTCTTTATGCTGTCTATTATGGTTTCGATATATTTGATTGTGTTCTTCCAACGAGGAATGCTCGACATGGTCATGCCTATACGTGGAGTGGAAAGTTAAATATCAAAAATTCTCATTTTAAACTTGATACGAAGCCTATTGATGAAAAGTGTGATTGTAGAGTCTGTCGTCGTTATAGTAGAGCTTATATACGTCATCTATACAATACAAAAGAGCTCTTAGCTTATGAACTATTAACATATCACAATTTGTATTTTTATTTTCATTTTTTTGAAAAAATGAGGGAAGCCATTATGAAAAAAACCTTCAAAGAGTTTTTTGAAAATTTTATAAATCTTAACTGGTAATTTTTTTTTGTTTGACAAAAGTCGATAATGCTAATGATAGAAAAATAATTCACAAAAATGATTGATAAAAAAAAGTTGAAAAAAGTTATCATAAAAAATATTTATCATAATAGCTATAAAATTAGAAACATGTCTTTATGCATAATTTTATCAGGAATTTCATAGATTAGGAAGGACGTATATGGAGATTTCAAGAAGAGAGAGTGGAGATATAGTGATCCTTGATGTTAATGGTGAAATCGATTTATATAATGCTCCAGAGATTAAAGATACTATTAATAAATTGATTGAAGAAAAAAAATACAATGTTGTCATCAATCTCGATAAGGTTTCTTATATTGACTCATCAGGAATTGGAGCTCTGATTTCGAGCCTATCAAATTTAAAAAAATATCAGGGTGGATTAAAGATTTGTAATGTTTCTGGTTCCGTGCGAAAAGTGTTTGAACTGACGAAGTTGACTTCATTTTTCGAAATTTACGATACAGAAACAGAAGCTATATCGGCTTTCAAAAAATAGTTTTAATTCAATATAGTTATGAGGTAAGTTATGAAATCAATTAATTATTCTATTTCTAATGTAATTTATTTTTCTTTGGTTTTGTTTTCTGTTTTCTATTGTAGTAAGCCTGTACCTGTTGAAGATGTAGTGATTGCTCGAGAAGCAATTGACGAAATTAGCCAATACAACGTTTCGGGGAAATCCCAAGAATACTATAATAAGGCTGTCGAGGAATTGAAGTTGTCTCATTCATTCCTACCACAAGAAAAATATGAAGATGCGAAGGAAAAAGCGCAGAGTTCTTTTTTATTTTCACGTTTATCTTTGTATGAATGGTATCCGAAACTTTTTGATCAATACGAGAAACAAATCCAAGAAAAACAACAAAGAGCTGATGAGTTAAATGCTGAAATTCATGCAAAAGGAGATTTTGAGACCTCAAAATCTTTTCTTCAAGAGGCAAAGGAATTAAGAAACAAATTAGCAGAGTTCAGTCTTAAACAAGAAGAAATTAATGCCATCGAAAAATCCGATTATAAAGATGCAAAACAGAAAGAAGATATACAAAAGAAATTGAATTCTCATATTTTATTGAATAAAGAAATTGAAGAAAAATACGAGAAGTCTTTAAGATCTGCTAATGTAGCTGTTGAAACATCCTTGGTACAGAAAGGTGAATATATAAATCGACTTAATTCCCTAGAAAGAAAATGGAAGACTGCAAAAGAATATCAAGTTGAGAAATATGAGCCAGAAATTAGCGCAGTCATTGAAGGAAGGATTTCTGAAACACGTGAACAGATCCAAAATGAAAAGTTGAAAGTAGCTTATCAAAATCTCTTGATTTTAGAAGAAGATATTGGGCAGGTTTATCAAACTTCATTAGAGAGATACTCGGGAGAAATTTTAAAAATTGCTCAAAAATCCCTTGATAATACAGAAAAAAATGTAAAGGCATCATCAGGTGCTTTAAAGAGATTTCAAAAAGAGCAAAACATAAATGAAATCCTACTAGCAGCAAGAGAATCCAAACAGAATGCCGAAAAGGAATACGAAAACAAGCAATTTGAAACTTCTATTCATTATTCAAAAGAAACAATTGATTTAACTAAAATCATCAATGAAATGTTGAAAGATGTAAATGTTTCTTATCAAAGAGCTTTAGCTGAAGAAGAAAGAAGAAAAAAAGAAGAATTGGCTGCAAAAGAAAAAGAAATCCATGAAAGACAAACAATTCAAGAAACTGTTTCCCAAACAAAATCAGAACTAATAGATGAAAACATCAAACTTATTTACACTGTGCGAAAAACAAAACCAGCAGAGAGTTTATGGAGAATAGCAGGAAAAAAAGAAATCTACAACAACCCAAGAAAATGGCCTAAAATTTATGATGCAAATAAAGATCAAATCAAAGACCCGGACTTAATATATCCAGGTCAAAAACTAAAAATTCCAAAGGAATAGAGGTAAACTCTATTCCCCTCTGATTTATCGATAAATCAAAATATCTTTTATCAAATCTTCAAATACTAAGCTTTCGGATTTCCAAAGGTTTTCAAATTCTTTATAGTTTAAGTCATGTTCGATGGATTTTCGATACAGATCAGAACCCCATAACTTGTCTATAAAAAATTGTTCTTGGGATTGCTTAAAATAGAATTTATCAGGATGTAATTTGCGAATTATTCTCATGTATTCATAACCAATTTCTAAAGGATTTAGTTCTTTAGAAATTGGATGGATTTGAATCCCTTTGCATAGTTCACCTTTATAGACAGAGTAGGTGGGTCGAAATTCCACTAATCCAACTTTGATACCTTTTAACGAAAGTTTTTGAAGCTCTTGAATCACTTCTTTGTGATTTAACCAAGGAGCTCCTGAGTAAATAAAAGGTTTTGTCGTTCCTCTACCAACACTCAAGGGTGTTCCCTCAAAAAATACAAGACCTGGGTATATGAGAGCAGTTTCTAAGTCTGGAATATTAGGAGAAGGATTAATCCAGATGTTGCCCAAAACCCATTGAGTATCTTTGGGATCAAAGTACTCCATTTTGATGATTTTTAGTTTTAGGTTTTTTAGTTTGTATTTCGTGAGGAAAATACTGTATTCAGCTGGAGTTAGATTATAAAGAAATGGAACAGGAGCTTCGCCAACAAAACTTCGATATTCTTCTTGTAAGAAACCACCCATGGGCTTCCAAATTCCATATGGGTGAGGTCTATCTAAAATGATTACTTCTTTGTGGAGTTGGTCAGCTACTTCTAATAAGTAAGTTAAAGTTGATACATAAGTATAACATCTAACAGGTAGATTTTTTAAATCAATCAGTATTGTATCAATGTCTTTTAATAATGCTAAAGGAGGTTTTTTGATTTCTGAGTAAAGACTCAAGATGGGAATAGAATAAGTTTTTTCTATTCGGATTATAGAAGAAAATTTTTGATCTTCTGCGCTATATATTCCATGCTCTGGTTCTATAAGAAGTTTGGGGAAATAGCCATTTTCAATAAGAATGTCCAAAGTACTTTTAAGATTTCGATTCAATCCTGTTGCATTGGTAAACAAAGCAAAAGAATGTTCTTCAAGGAATTCGAAATTTGACTTCTCAGCAATGTCTAAGCCTGTTATGACCTCATATGTTGAGATATCATATATTTTATTTTTTAATTTTTTTTGAATATCTTGATTTCTGTTTTTTAGAGAATATACACAAATTCGATTTTCATCATAACTCTGAAAAACTTCAAAAGAAGGAAATCGATAGATTTCACAAGTTGGTTCTTTCAAAACATTTTGATAATCTTTTTTTATCATTATTTTACTACAATAAAAAAATAAAAAAGAAAACAAATATAAATTAAAAAAAATTATATTTTTCATAGCGAATAAAGAATTTTGCAAAATGTAAATCTTTCTTGACAGATGGATTATTTTTATAAAATTCATTCCGTGTCAAAAAGAAGTAAAACAAAGAGTTTTGGTAGTGGTTCAGATAATCCGTGTGGCTTAAATTTGAAATTGAGTTTTGATGAAGATAGTAAAACAGCATATGGTGAGTTCGTAGCAGATGAACGTTTCGAAGGAGAACCAGGAGAAATCCATCCAGGGATTCTTACTGCCATACTAGACGAAGCGATGATTAAGATAAATGAATCTATGAATTTTGATACCACAACGGGGGAAATCAATGTTCGATTCTTGATGTCAGCAAGAATTGGAGAGAGCTTATACATACGTGGCTGGTTCATCAAGAAAAATCGAAAAGTAATAGAAAATCGAGCTGAGGTGGAAAACGAAATTGGAAAGATTGTCGCTCGTGCAAAAGGAAAATACATCGAAAGAGAGGAATAGTTAAAACAAACCAAACACCTGCAACAAACTTATATAATACTTTTGCCATTTATTTCGAAATGGCGTTGCATATTGTAAAATTTCCCAATCATTTTTTTTGGCTTCCTGTAGGAGTCGAAGATCGTCGGGATTTATAAGTTTTGCTTTTTCTGTGATCTTTAAAAGAGGTAAATCCGAATAACTATCCGAAAAGGAAATAGAGTTTTTTAATTGGTTTGAAAAAAGGGGATTCTTTGAGTCCTTTGAAAGGATTTTTATAGAATGATCGCTGATTTTCGATAATAAGTTTTCCACTTTGACAGTTGATTTATTGTTTTTGCCTATGATTTTGGGGAAACCCCATTTTTTTGAGAACTCAACGTGGGTCGAAATTACCATGTCAAATTCTAAATATTTTCCAATGAATTTAACGTAGAAATCTGGAGCTGCTGTATTCAGAATCAAAACCTTTTCTTTGGCATGAAGTTGAATTTCCTTCAAGATTTCGGGAGAGACTTTAGGTAGAACCTCATTTTCTACGAACTCTTTTGAATAGGTTTCTAATTTCTCTTTTGAAATTCCCCATAAAAAACTCAAGAAAAATTCTTTCATTGTTTTTGTAGAAATTAATCCCAGTAAAGCCAATGGAAGGAGAGGAAATATCAAAATCAAATAAAACATTCTCCATCGTTCTTTTTTCAAAATGTAATTGGCAAAAAGAAACATGGTATCGTATGGAAGGATGGTATAATCTAAATCAAATATGGCATATCCATTTGTCTTTTTCATGTGAATCCATTTTTTCTTTATTATTTAGTTGATCAAAAAATAAATAAAAATTATCTTTTGTTTAGTTGATTGACTATGTTGTTTTAGAAAAATTTTTTCTTTCTCTTTTTTGGTAATGGTATATCATGGTATTATGCATTTTCATAATTATGTCAATTTTTTGATTTTTAGCTTAATACTTCTTTTTCCTCTTTCTTTATTTGGAGATGTAATTTATTTGCGTGATGGTCGAGTCATAAAAGGACAGATTAGTCGGCAGACCATTAATCAAGTTGAAATCATCACACAAGATAATCGGGTTCTCGTAATACAAAAACGTGATATACAAAAAATCCTTTATGTTAGTGAGGAGGAATTACGAAGAATCGAAGAAAAAAAGAGACAAGAGAGAGAAAAAGCCGAGAAATTGAAACGACAATTAGAAGAACTTAAGCGAAAAGAAGAACAACGTCGGATTGAAGAAGAACAAAGACGAAAAGAAGAATTAGAAAAACTAGAGCAAGAAAGAGAAAAAGCCATCCAAGAAATCCAAAAAATCGAAGAAGAAATCCAAAAACCAGAAACAGAGGTGATCGAGGAACTTCAAAAAAAATCAAGACATATTTCCGTATTTGGAGGTCTTGGCTTAGGAACTAGCAACATTCCTTTGAATCAAGTTTATAATTACATCAACTACTTTAAATCTTATTTAACAATTACAGGAAATTATGATCCGAATGCTTTGATTGTTATGCGAGAGTTGCCTAATTGGAATTGGAGTGGTGATGGTTTTTTTGGATTAAGATACCGGTATCAATTTATAGAATTTGATTTTTTCCTAAAAACTTTTTATCAGAATGTAAACCCAAAGTTATATGCTATACCGAATAGAAACCTTTTAAATGTGAACCTGTATGAACTCCTTTCTGAAACAAGATATCAGCAAAAACAATACCAGAATCTTTTTTCAAATTTTTCTTTTCGTTACTATACTTTTGATCTCTTCTCTTTATTCTGGAACTATATTTTTCCTTATTTTGAAGTTGGATATGTGAGTAGAGAATTTACTTATTCTACGGCTTTAAACTACGATTTAGTA
Coding sequences within it:
- a CDS encoding STAS domain-containing protein, with protein sequence MEISRRESGDIVILDVNGEIDLYNAPEIKDTINKLIEEKKYNVVINLDKVSYIDSSGIGALISSLSNLKKYQGGLKICNVSGSVRKVFELTKLTSFFEIYDTETEAISAFKK
- the tgt gene encoding tRNA guanosine(34) transglycosylase Tgt — its product is MKPFELISVDSTSYARYGKMNFSNENGVFSIPTPMFMPVGTRGSVKAIWQDQLEEIGYRLILGNTYHLYLRPGTSIEQLGGLKKFISWSGAILTDSGGFQVYSLSRIRKFHEDGVMFQSYFDGSKHFLSPESVIDFQFLLDSDIMMVLDDCPPANSDKKRIRESLDRTHRWAKRSKEHFERKKKETDSNSNWKKKQLFGIVQGGIFEDTRLESLEFIESLQFDGIAVGGLSVGEEKEDFYRILSFLGPKLNPQKVHYLMGVGSIKDILYAVYYGFDIFDCVLPTRNARHGHAYTWSGKLNIKNSHFKLDTKPIDEKCDCRVCRRYSRAYIRHLYNTKELLAYELLTYHNLYFYFHFFEKMREAIMKKTFKEFFENFINLNW
- a CDS encoding LysM peptidoglycan-binding domain-containing protein, which codes for MKSINYSISNVIYFSLVLFSVFYCSKPVPVEDVVIAREAIDEISQYNVSGKSQEYYNKAVEELKLSHSFLPQEKYEDAKEKAQSSFLFSRLSLYEWYPKLFDQYEKQIQEKQQRADELNAEIHAKGDFETSKSFLQEAKELRNKLAEFSLKQEEINAIEKSDYKDAKQKEDIQKKLNSHILLNKEIEEKYEKSLRSANVAVETSLVQKGEYINRLNSLERKWKTAKEYQVEKYEPEISAVIEGRISETREQIQNEKLKVAYQNLLILEEDIGQVYQTSLERYSGEILKIAQKSLDNTEKNVKASSGALKRFQKEQNINEILLAARESKQNAEKEYENKQFETSIHYSKETIDLTKIINEMLKDVNVSYQRALAEEERRKKEELAAKEKEIHERQTIQETVSQTKSELIDENIKLIYTVRKTKPAESLWRIAGKKEIYNNPRKWPKIYDANKDQIKDPDLIYPGQKLKIPKE
- a CDS encoding response regulator, whose product is MEKGFIICVDDEENVIKTLKEQLSYYFSETHEIEVALSGEEAWEIIQDILREGGSVEVIITDQVMPGMKGSELLEKVHQILPDTIKILLTGQAGLQDTIEAINKGGLNYFIEKPWEPEELHLQVERLIKKYKENVENHRLIKKLEARVKELEELLIEKVKEE
- a CDS encoding DUF1343 domain-containing protein; translated protein: MIKKDYQNVLKEPTCEIYRFPSFEVFQSYDENRICVYSLKNRNQDIQKKLKNKIYDISTYEVITGLDIAEKSNFEFLEEHSFALFTNATGLNRNLKSTLDILIENGYFPKLLIEPEHGIYSAEDQKFSSIIRIEKTYSIPILSLYSEIKKPPLALLKDIDTILIDLKNLPVRCYTYVSTLTYLLEVADQLHKEVIILDRPHPYGIWKPMGGFLQEEYRSFVGEAPVPFLYNLTPAEYSIFLTKYKLKNLKLKIIKMEYFDPKDTQWVLGNIWINPSPNIPDLETALIYPGLVFFEGTPLSVGRGTTKPFIYSGAPWLNHKEVIQELQKLSLKGIKVGLVEFRPTYSVYKGELCKGIQIHPISKELNPLEIGYEYMRIIRKLHPDKFYFKQSQEQFFIDKLWGSDLYRKSIEHDLNYKEFENLWKSESLVFEDLIKDILIYR
- a CDS encoding tetratricopeptide repeat protein, which translates into the protein MRFFVFLVFISFSSLFSLEERDHVYVFESYQALRPKKMILVGEIKSKVKSTKTELKDEPIKEYDVRKDVVLVKLYNKKGIRVGQKLYIVYKDLHQKYRNALLVGEIIVNAILYHPLYGLALLGEGNLLRVREGYFVVRDLESENLEKAHLIKRKGDSEYYRGNTEKAIEEYTRALQQDNTLVDAHFALGRVYYSEYLKKPQDVMLRNALKEFEIAWDLRNQFHTNKDKYEYYKLYYSSLLEMFLSFDFQEAQKEKKAILDSFIRMKEIAEECQIISDDLECKKAKAIPLYYEYRFYSDEATKEQRQKFDQLRGELGQLLKSIEDEENQRQYLKVQEYLAGEVKYIEPFIDLPQYEYVFIHFYFELYKELDSFKQWKEKQKLKEILRTHIQRYFLFTKDNPKYHQQNQKILFIKNALESN
- a CDS encoding PaaI family thioesterase, which translates into the protein MDYFYKIHSVSKRSKTKSFGSGSDNPCGLNLKLSFDEDSKTAYGEFVADERFEGEPGEIHPGILTAILDEAMIKINESMNFDTTTGEINVRFLMSARIGESLYIRGWFIKKNRKVIENRAEVENEIGKIVARAKGKYIEREE
- a CDS encoding haloacid dehalogenase-like hydrolase; the encoded protein is MKKTNGYAIFDLDYTILPYDTMFLFANYILKKERWRMFYLILIFPLLPLALLGLISTKTMKEFFLSFLWGISKEKLETYSKEFVENEVLPKVSPEILKEIQLHAKEKVLILNTAAPDFYVKFIGKYLEFDMVISTHVEFSKKWGFPKIIGKNNKSTVKVENLLSKISDHSIKILSKDSKNPLFSNQLKNSISFSDSYSDLPLLKITEKAKLINPDDLRLLQEAKKNDWEILQYATPFRNKWQKYYISLLQVFGLF